From the Oryctolagus cuniculus chromosome 17, mOryCun1.1, whole genome shotgun sequence genome, the window TGCCTCGCGTTCCCTCCCCGCCTCGCCCAGCGCTGGGCTGTGGAGCAGAATGATTTCCTGTAATTGGCCAGCAATCCGGCCACCCTGACTTGTTCTATCGACATGCTGGTTAGCTGGAAATTGTATTGGAATCTGAGCAACggcaagggaggggagagaggtggagagcaGAGCGCCCGCCCTGGGTCCCAGCTGGGTGCGGCCTCGGCTCTGGTGGGGAGGAGCAGGAAGGCACCCGCGGCTgtccccacctccttccttcGCTCCTCTCCTGCCATCTCCAGGGTTCCCTTCCCACCCTCTGCGGCTCCACGGCCCAGGGCCATCACTGTGTccaccccgcctcctgccctAGGACTGTTCCTTCTGACCTAAAGTGCCTCTGTGAGAACGGAAGGCGCTCAGCGGATCTCCCCCTCCAAGCCAGTTTCTAGGAGCTTCCTAaacctgtccccacccccacccccaccccccgcgaaACAGACGGCCCATCTGAAGGCTTGTCAAGAACTGCTAGATAGAGGTGGTATCTGTTGTACCAATTAAGAGGCCAGCACCCCACactggggtacctgggttcaagtcctggctctgcttttcttatctatttatttgagaggttgagttacagacagaaagagggagagacaggaaggtcttccatctgctggttcaccccccacccccaaatggccagagctaggcagatccaaaactaggagccaggagcttcttccaggtctcccacgtgggtgcaggggcccaagggcttgggccatcttctgctttcccaggccatagcagagagctggatccttaaaggagcagctgggatacaatgGGGCGCTGACtggggattccagtgctgcaggcggaggcttacctactacgccacagcgccgccccgtGGCTCTGCCTTCAGTTCCACCTTCTGCTAACTCACACCCTGGAGGGTggcactgatggctcaagcacttgagtccctgccaccacaagGAACTGCAATTGagttctggattggaagtggagcagccaggactcgaactgttgcctatatgggatgctggcattaacctactacgccacagtgctggcccccacaaatttttttttttaataactaggaggggcctgcattgtggcatagcgggttaatgccAGTATCTCAAATAGGCAACAGTTCGAgttccaattgctccacttccaatccagctccctgctaatgagtcagggaaagcagcagaagatggcccagcgctcgggcccctgcacccacatgggagacctggatgaagctcctggctccagcctggcccagccctgcccactggggccatttggagagcataccagaagatggaagacctctttttgtgactctgcctttcaaataaaaatacattttagaagtaaaataCTAGGTAAGGAACCCAAATAtctgtggggcagcacaggtggcaGGTGATGCCAGCGCTTGGTAGTTAAGCCTGCGGGTCATCCCACCATCCCcatgccctggccctggctccctcgCAGAGCTGGGCCACTTCAAGGAGACAACCACGTGAATGCCTTGCCAACCACAAACCTCTGcgatcacccccacccccaccccgctgcctTCATGGCTCCGCCCAGGGAGCTAAGGCCCTACGTGGGGAAATGGGACACAGGCCCAGGGGATGCACAGCTGCAGGGAGGCGACCAGGACACATCCTAGTGCCGCCACGGCTTCAGGCGAACGCATAGGGCACCCGGGCAGCAGAGCACGCGGGCAAGCCACGCTCGCTGCCTCTTAATTAGCGCTTGGGGCCAGGCAGCGCGCCCACCCCTGGCGCTGCGCCCGCGAGCCGGGTTCCGAGGGCGTGCGTCTCCCGGGAGGGAAAGTTGGGCCCCGCCGGGAGCCCGGACCCAGCCCAGGCGCGTGCTGCCACCTGCCGGTCGGAGGGGCGGGCGCCGTTTCCCATTCCGCTGCGGGGAAAGCAGGCCGCCTTCTGAGGTCTGCTAGGACCACGGAGCCTGGGGTCTGGAGGGAGACAAAGGAGTGGCAGGGGAGCTACGGCCGGGTCAGGGCCGCATTTGGGGTTTCTCCATTACTTCTTACCTGGCCATGCTTGGCATCCTCACATTCAACTCAGCACTCCCAGCCAAGGAATGCTTTGGGGATTAAGGAGGCCCTAAGATGTAAGCCTACTCCGTGATAGAAACCAAAGGCAGATGGTCACACGGGAGCAGGACACAGAGGGGGCCCCAACCCCAGAGAAATCTCAGGGGTACTATGGGCAGAGGTCAGAGCCTGGTTCCGTGACCCCCCATTTCTGGGCCTGGGACAGGAACAAGCAATGTTATGTTGTCTATGAAGCATCACACACCATCAGTGTCCAGCATGCCACAGGCCCtcaagtcatttatttattatttgggggCCAGGGCACTGCGAGGACCCAtagcttccctccttccccccatcCTGCCAGGTCTCACCAAACAGGGGAAGCAGTGGGTGTCTACCACCCACCCAGTAGCCCAGGAGCCTGCATAGAGCTAATGAGCTGGTCTCAGGTATGAACGGCTCTGAGAAAGGGGGCAGTAAATAtgaccacaacactggcatctgTCACCCTCAATTCTGGCCTTACTAGGCTCTGGCCACATGATCCATTCATCAGTAGGTCTCTGGGCACCGGCGGGAGCCTGCTGCCTGCACTGATCTAATTGGGCTGGCAGAGGTGGATGGTggggcagaggacacagctcTGGCACCTCCATCCAACTCCCACAAAGGCACACTGGACCTGGCTGGTGCTGTTCTGGGGCCCAGGCACCAGTGTGGAAGAGGCCGGGGTAAACCCCAAATGGTGCCAGCCACGTCTGAGAGCTTCCGTTGGTCCAGGGCATCTCAGGTCCACACGCTTTATTAAGCACCAACAGTGAGCCCGGCTCTGCACCAGGGACACGGAGGTGAGCAGGACTGGCCCTGCCCTCGACAGGCTGACGGTGGAGCCGGAGAATACAACCagctcttggcccatctctgtGCCGTGGAGGAAGGCAGGACGTGGGGCTGGGGCTACCCCACACCTAGCCCAGCCGCggctgcaggcagggcctggATTGGGAACCAGCCAGCTGGAGGGGAATGGAGAGGTATTCTGGGAGTGGGGGCCTCCCACGGCAGGCATGGAGGTGAGAGCTTGCGGTGCCTGTGCAGTGACAAGAAGGCAGGGCTCAGAGGTAGTGGGCACggttcagggcactggagaaaCCCTACGGTGGGATGGGGGTCTCCTGGAAGAAGCTGGACTCAGCCCATCTACCCCATTACCCACGAGAGAATCCTCACTGCACCCTGGCCACAGGCTGCATCCCAGGAGGAGCCCTGTTTAAAGGTGGAAGCCTTTGGTCCGAAATGAATTGCAACAGTGCTGGTCCGTGGAGGGGATCTGGGCCGTGTGCAGCCTGTGCTTGGAGAGGGCCCAGGCTCGGGGAAGCCCTGGCCTCCCAGCCGCAGGGAGACTGAGGGCCAGAGTCTAGCTGTCTCCGACCGTGGCTTTCCCCCTCCACCAGGGCTACTGTTCTGTAGGAAGTGCCGAGGAAGGAGGACTCACGAgaaggtgggaggcagggcccctaCCACCCCAACAGCCGTCCCTCAGCTTCAGGGCAGGATGTAGACCAAACAAGGGGCCCGGCTCAGGCTCAGGGCACCCGGAATGCGTGTGTGTCGATGGGGGTGGGGACACCAGATGTGCTGCCAGGCGTCAGCCCCCAGGCGGCCTCGGCCTGCACAGCTAGGGATAAGGCAGGAGGTAGCGGGTGAGCAGGTAGAGGAGGCTGGCGATGCCGGCCAGGCCCGCGAGGACCCCGAGCCTCAGTGGCAGGTACTCCAGGGAGCGCTCCAGCTCGGCGTACAAGTGGACGACCTGGCGTTTGGTGACGCTCCACTCGCCTGAGTTATCCAGAACGTGGCGAGCCATGCGGGCCTTCTCCTTCAGGGGCAGCTGGGCCCGGATGCGGGCCTCTGCGTCCTCACGGCTCAGGTTGTTCCGCCGCATCAGCCGTGCCAGCTGTGTGTCCCGGTCACTAAGGATGGGGAAAGGGCACTGTAGGCCTTGGCCTGCCTCCCTCTCACCAGCAAGACACAGGGGTGGGCAGGAGCTAGGGCGTGGAGACCCAGTCTTCCCACGACCCCACCCTGCATGGGTAGCATGGGCTACCTCGGGTCCCTGGCAGGAGGAAGGCCTGGAGGCTTCCACCTCAGCCCACTCTTGGTGAGGACGCTGCGGCTCTGCGGGCTCCGCAGGTCCCTTCACACGAACACGCAGGTGCAGCTGTCTGCTGCCACCCGCAGTCTCCACCttgcccccaggcctggctggcccTGCTGGTGGCAGGGTCTGAGCACCTGGGAGCAGCTGCGTCCTGGAGCCCCAGGGGAACTTCCGCTGAAAGGTCCACGACCGCAGAGTGCTTCCGGCAGCTTCCCAGGAGCCGGGACGCGAGACCAACACGAGCTCCTCAGGCCGCCACAGGGACCCCGGCTCCTCCCCGCCACAGCCTCCTGCCCACTGACAGTTAAAGGCGGAAGCTGCTGTGCTGGCTGAGGAAGTGGGTCGGCCAGTGAGGAGCAAGGAGGAACCAGAGGGGAGAACGGGACACCTGTGGTCTTGGGACAGTGCAAGCTCTGTGGATGAGGCTGGGGGCACCCGCTTCCCACCTGCCCTGGTACGGCTCTCTGGGCCCCTCCTCAGGAACCCGTCCATTTAGGCTCTAGCAGGGGTCTTCCCACGTCCCCTTGGCACTTTGAGCTGCCCCGGTCCTCCACAGGAGCATGCACAGAAGGGGAAGTTTACAGCAGCTGTTTGCTGTCTGCTGGGTCTCATCCCTGCTATGCCACTGGGCCTGGGTTTTCCCGGTTATAACGAGGAAGCAGACGATTCTTCTTAGGTTCTTaggaaccctgggaagcagaccaAGCAAGGCCAGATCCAGGGCAGCCACCCGCCGTGTAGATGAACTGCTCAGGCCACAGATTTCCTTTGTTATGAGGATAGTGTCTCGTTGAGGTCATGGGAACAAGCCCTATTCCAAACTTAGGCAGGGATGGAAGTCTGTGCAGGGAAAAccaaggggagagaagagagacggcCTAGGGCTGCCTGTGCACATCTCTGGGGAGGCATGGCACAGACCAGAGGGTCCCCAGGACGAGAGTCCTGGGGCAGAGAAACGGGACCATCCCAGAGGTTTAAAATGTGATGCTACTGGTGGTAACAGGATTTTTACCCAAATGCTTTTTCACAATGGCAAACTTCTCAAAAATACCAAtaatcagggctggcattgtggtacagcagggaaagccaccatctgcaatgtaTGGGTTCATGTACCAGTtgccccacttttttttaagatttattttatttacttgaaagagttacagggcgaagtaaagacagagagagaagtcttccatcgctggttcactcctcaaattgccacattggctggagctgagctgatctgaagccaggagccaggagcttcatccaggtctcccacatgggtgcaggggcccaacgacttggacaatcctccactaccctccaggcatattagcagggagctggatcagaactggagcagccaagactcaaactggacccataggggatgccagcactgcaggccagggctttaacccactgcgccacagtgctggtccctgctccactctgatccagctccctgctaatgggctaaGGAAAAGTcgtggaaaatgacccaaatgtgtgggaccctgccacccacgggcagacctggatgaagcccctggctcctggctatggcctagcccagtactggccattgcagctaagttggggagtgagccagtggatggaagatctctctatctctccctccttctgtaactcttgacttccaaatcaataaataaatctttcaaaaaatataaattatcgtGCTTTGGGGTAATCACACCTTTATTACTGCTAACACATCAGGGGAAGTTTGCCAGGTAAAGCATGGATCCCTTTGATGAAAGCAAATAATCACTTCTCGCCCTGGCCTCTTGAGAGCTGCCTGCCCACACAGGCTGAAACGTGGGGTGGGAACAGCACTCAGGAGACTGGCACAGGCTCCTCTGCCTAGTGTGTGGGGTTGAAGAGCGCGCGGAGAGCAGCAGAATCAACAAAGCCCTACTCAACTTCCAGAAGCTACAGCTACCTCTGCTCTCGGCAAACAGACTGACCTCAAAGACAAGCGCAGGAGAGGCAGCGGCAAGGGCAGCTGTGAACACTTGGGGGCCGCAGAGGAGGCCGGGCCCCTGTGCTGCTTTCTCATCTACACTCTAAGATCTAAGGTCCTTAGTTTGAAAACCATAGGTGCAAAGTGCCAGGTGTTCAGGCAAAAGGAACTGCAGGTCTTCCTGGGGCCTGCTTGGCCTCAGCCGAGTGTTTCACAAACAGGGAACAAAGCAGCAGGTTTACATCATGGGCTGGGGTGCAAGCAATTCCGACTGCAGTTAAACGACACCCACGAGGCAGAGGGTAGGGAGATACCTAGGCGCTGAGCATTCCAGGCCCTGCCTCCACTGTACCAGGAGCCTCCCACACACCAGCCTCTTGAGAGCCACCCTGTGCCTAAAATACctgcagagccaagagcccaCCTCTGTGTCTGCTGTACTTGTGGGCGGCATCCAGGAAGCCTCTGGGCAGCACAGGCTCTCTGCAGCCTCCTCTACCCTCACCCCGCCGGGGCTGTGACTCACTTTCTCTGGCCGTTTGATCCTCTTCTGTTTGCCGAACCTGGGTTCTGAGAACAAAGCTCCCTCCTCAGATGGGCACTGACAGTTCTCTCCATGCAACCTCCTGTTCACAGGCACTGCCACCAGTGGCAACCCTGGACCAACCCAGTTCTTGGCCCGTTCAGCTTTTGCTTCTGGAAGTCAGAAGCGTCAACCCCTATCCTGACCACCTCATGCTGGAAGGTAAACTGAGCCAAATGATAAGTGTGGGAGTTGACTGGAAAGTTGAGAAGTGCTACAGAGGCAGAGCTAGGGAAAAACAACATGGCAGCCTAGGGAGAGGCCTGGCATCTGGAATGAAGTATCTCTAACAGCCAGCAGGGGGAGCCCTTCCCAAGCACTACAGAagcctggggcggggtgggggggtgggggggtgggtgtcCATCACTTTGCACCTGGTCCCCAGCTGTATCAGGGTCAGGCACAGAGGTGGGTTTCTGTAGGCTCTGGGCACTGCTGCCCAAATCCCCTGTGCCATCTggttgccccccaccccccgagccTCCACCCTCTCCCCAGTAGGTAGAGAGCAAAGTGATATGTGCATTTTCCAGGCACGCACCTCACCCCAGGGGTTGGCCAGGCCATCCACACACTCACCAGTATACTACCACCGTGTGTTTCATGTACTTGAGGAGTTTCTTAGTTTCAAACAGCAGGGGGATATCCAGAATCACGTAGCGATATCCTGGGGAGAGAATGGAAACCCTCAAGTTCAATTCTACAAGCACACACATCAGGGGCTATGCAAGGAAACAGACAAAACCACCAGTCCCGACCATCACAGCGAGGAGACCCTCTCAGGACAGACAGGCTCTGAACCCCAGCATGTGATGCCATTTGGAACAGGCTGCTGCAGCAAATCCTCCCTGGCTGGCTGGCCAGGGGAGACCCTGTAGAAGGGCTGGCGTCTGCACTGGCCTTGAAATATCAGCAGGACTTCTGCTCTCTGAAAGTGAGAAGGTGGAGGGAGGAGTTCAGGAATGAGGACCAGCaaagcacagcagcagggaggctTCCTGTGCAGGCCCAGGTGGGGCCTCAAACGGCAAGGGAAGCCGACAAGTCGGTCAGGGCAGGTGTGGTCCATCTTGACCTTGAACTCCAAGGGCTGTTATTTCCCAGGAGGGAAAcgacacagccagagctggaggaGACTGGGCAGTTTCCAGAAGGCGGGCCCTTTCTGCCCTACTTCACCCCACCCCTGCT encodes:
- the DCAKD gene encoding dephospho-CoA kinase domain-containing protein isoform X2, coding for MFLVGLTGGIASGKSSVLQVFQQLGCAVIDVDVIARHVVQPGYPAHRRIVEAFGTEVLLENGDINRKVLGDLIFNQPDRRQLLNTITHPEIQKEMMKETFKYFLRGYRYVILDIPLLFETKKLLKYMKHTVVVYCDRDTQLARLMRRNNLSREDAEARIRAQLPLKEKARMARHVLDNSGEWSVTKRQVVHLYAELERSLEYLPLRLGVLAGLAGIASLLYLLTRYLLPYP